The Neobacillus sp. PS3-34 genome has a window encoding:
- a CDS encoding cytochrome c maturation protein CcmE: MKKNTIVMLGGFIIAGAIVFLLMAATPGSSGIELTLKQLLATQENHKDDYVTVEGLLIEKSIQWDADKIELKFDVRDNEGNLLHVVHNGIKPDNFSEGVITILQGSPTKKDTFKAETVKTRCPSKYEGKDMKDYDPKKHEKLLNKPPHQK, from the coding sequence ATGAAGAAGAATACAATTGTCATGCTTGGAGGCTTTATTATCGCGGGTGCAATAGTTTTCCTTCTGATGGCCGCGACTCCTGGCTCGAGCGGAATCGAACTGACATTAAAACAGCTTCTCGCTACGCAGGAGAATCACAAAGATGATTATGTTACTGTCGAAGGACTATTGATAGAAAAATCGATTCAATGGGATGCAGACAAAATCGAATTAAAGTTCGATGTAAGGGACAATGAAGGAAATCTGCTGCATGTAGTTCACAATGGTATTAAACCGGATAATTTTTCAGAAGGAGTCATAACGATTTTACAGGGGTCTCCGACCAAAAAGGACACATTTAAAGCAGAAACCGTTAAAACTAGGTGCCCTTCAAAGTATGAGGGCAAGGATATGAAAGACTATGATCCTAAGAAACATGAAAAACTTCTGAATAAACCACCGCACCAAAAATAA